Proteins encoded within one genomic window of Haloferax volcanii DS2:
- a CDS encoding NADPH-dependent F420 reductase encodes MDIGILGAGRLGGTLAQLLVESNHEVAIANDSGVESLEDLSETLGPQLRPVEPKQAVRFGDVVFLAIPFRERDSLPDAARFAEKIVVDAMNPYTENFHVIDLGDDTSSELVASQLPDARLVKSFNTIHWETLRDLGHPDLPESERLAVFLAGDDSDAKARVAGLIRDIGFGPVDVGGLVSGGELLEPGSALYKREITVEEAQDTVQTLRARQG; translated from the coding sequence ATGGATATAGGAATCCTCGGTGCTGGTCGACTCGGTGGGACGTTGGCCCAGCTTTTGGTGGAGTCGAACCACGAGGTGGCGATAGCCAACGACAGCGGAGTCGAGTCGCTCGAAGACCTCTCGGAGACGCTCGGCCCGCAACTGCGCCCGGTGGAACCGAAGCAAGCCGTTCGGTTCGGTGACGTGGTCTTTCTCGCGATTCCGTTCCGCGAGCGCGACTCGCTGCCCGACGCGGCCCGGTTCGCGGAGAAAATCGTGGTCGACGCGATGAACCCCTACACGGAGAACTTCCACGTCATCGACCTCGGCGACGACACCTCCTCGGAGCTCGTCGCGTCTCAACTCCCGGACGCGAGGCTGGTCAAGTCGTTCAACACCATCCACTGGGAGACGCTCCGGGACCTCGGCCACCCGGACCTCCCCGAATCCGAGCGCCTCGCGGTCTTCCTCGCCGGTGACGACTCGGACGCCAAAGCGCGCGTCGCCGGCCTCATCCGTGACATCGGATTCGGCCCCGTCGACGTCGGCGGTCTCGTCTCCGGCGGCGAACTGCTGGAGCCCGGCTCGGCGCTCTACAAGCGCGAAATCACGGTCGAAGAGGCGCAAGACACCGTCCAAACCCTTCGTGCCCGACAGGGCTGA
- a CDS encoding MFS transporter — protein MNTRRDAAVDSFDSFRQFIGLERDVLVLSVAMFAFSLSFQMTGRYVPEYLRVLGAGATVVGLYGSVGNLIGALYPYPGGALSDRLGSRLSLTLFGTLSSAGFLFWFVAPQVPEVTLAGVSLEPWLWIFVGLFLTQAWKSFGLGATFAIVKQSVPPERLAMGFASTEIFRRIGFLLGPLIAAALLAATATFVEGFRYVLIVAAAFGIVATVAQHLLYDAGEDSLGRSFEGLAQLRDDLRSLPETLRPLLVADTLIRFANGMVYVFFVIVVTEFLEVGFTGFGVSLRPDAFFGVLLGVEMVVALLTKLPVSKLAERTGLKPVVALGFSVYAMFPVLLIFAPADQWVVVALFAFSGLRFAGLPAHKALIVGPAERNAGGRVTGAYYLLRNTIVIPSAALGGWLYARDPTLAFSVASLVGAVGVVYFALRGEEFAAYAGGA, from the coding sequence ATGAATACGCGTCGGGACGCCGCCGTCGATAGCTTCGATTCCTTTCGGCAGTTCATCGGGCTCGAACGCGACGTGCTCGTCCTCTCGGTGGCGATGTTCGCGTTCAGTCTCTCGTTTCAGATGACCGGCCGATACGTCCCCGAGTACCTCCGAGTGCTCGGAGCCGGCGCGACCGTCGTCGGTCTCTACGGGAGCGTCGGCAACCTCATCGGGGCGCTGTACCCGTATCCGGGGGGCGCGCTCTCCGACCGACTCGGGTCTCGCCTCTCGCTCACGCTGTTCGGCACACTCTCGTCGGCCGGCTTTCTCTTCTGGTTCGTCGCCCCGCAGGTCCCCGAGGTGACGCTCGCGGGCGTCTCGCTCGAACCGTGGCTCTGGATTTTCGTCGGCCTGTTTCTCACGCAGGCGTGGAAGTCGTTCGGCCTCGGCGCGACGTTCGCCATCGTCAAACAGAGCGTCCCGCCGGAGCGGCTGGCGATGGGGTTCGCCAGCACCGAGATTTTCCGCCGCATCGGCTTCCTCCTCGGGCCGCTCATCGCGGCCGCGCTGCTGGCGGCGACGGCGACGTTCGTCGAGGGTTTTCGGTACGTTCTCATCGTCGCCGCGGCGTTCGGCATCGTCGCCACCGTCGCCCAGCACCTCCTCTACGACGCGGGCGAGGACTCGCTGGGCAGGTCGTTCGAGGGGCTCGCACAGCTCCGCGACGACCTCCGGTCGCTCCCCGAGACGCTCCGGCCGCTCCTCGTCGCGGACACGCTCATCCGGTTCGCCAACGGGATGGTGTACGTCTTCTTCGTCATCGTCGTCACGGAGTTCCTCGAAGTCGGCTTCACCGGCTTCGGCGTCTCGCTCCGCCCGGACGCCTTCTTCGGCGTCCTCCTCGGCGTGGAGATGGTGGTCGCGCTCCTGACGAAGCTCCCCGTCTCGAAGCTCGCCGAGCGGACCGGGCTCAAGCCGGTCGTCGCCCTCGGATTTTCGGTGTACGCGATGTTCCCGGTCCTCCTCATCTTCGCGCCGGCGGACCAGTGGGTCGTCGTCGCCCTCTTTGCGTTCTCCGGGCTCCGGTTCGCCGGCCTCCCCGCGCACAAGGCGCTCATCGTCGGCCCGGCGGAGCGAAACGCCGGCGGGCGGGTGACGGGCGCGTACTACCTCCTGCGAAACACCATCGTCATCCCGAGCGCGGCGCTCGGCGGCTGGCTCTACGCGCGCGACCCGACCCTCGCGTTCTCGGTCGCGTCGCTCGTCGGCGCGGTCGGCGTGGTCTACTTCGCCCTCCGCGGCGAGGAGTTCGCGGCGTACGCCGGCGGGGCCTGA
- a CDS encoding metal ABC transporter ATP-binding protein, with protein MTAVSLSDVTFSYGDVPVVDGVSLDVPEGEFLGLVGPNGSGKSTLLTLMLGLQRPTRGEVRLFDRPAHEFSDGERVAYVAQDATDAARDMPVTVREVVRMGRYPRNLFGRFSAADREVVAAALDRVDIADLADRRVGALSGGQRQRVFVARALAAEADLLALDEPTVALDAESREAFYDLLGDLNEQGMTVVLVEHDIGVVTTRASRIACLNKRLYFHGDPDDFADSDALAAAYGANQRVLDHDHGHGHAHAEPEDES; from the coding sequence ATGACGGCCGTCTCGCTCAGCGACGTGACCTTTTCGTACGGCGACGTCCCGGTCGTGGACGGGGTTTCGCTCGACGTGCCCGAAGGCGAGTTCCTCGGGCTCGTCGGCCCGAACGGGTCGGGAAAGAGCACGCTCCTGACGCTGATGCTCGGCCTCCAACGCCCGACCCGAGGCGAGGTGCGGCTGTTCGACCGCCCCGCCCACGAGTTCTCCGACGGCGAGCGCGTCGCCTACGTCGCACAGGACGCGACGGACGCGGCCCGCGACATGCCCGTCACCGTCCGCGAAGTCGTTCGGATGGGGCGCTACCCGCGGAACCTGTTCGGCCGCTTCTCGGCCGCCGACCGCGAGGTGGTCGCCGCGGCGCTCGACCGCGTCGATATCGCGGACCTCGCTGACCGCCGGGTCGGAGCGCTCTCCGGCGGCCAGCGCCAGCGGGTCTTCGTCGCCCGGGCGCTCGCGGCCGAAGCCGACCTGCTCGCGCTCGACGAGCCGACGGTCGCCCTCGACGCCGAGTCCCGCGAGGCGTTCTACGACCTCCTCGGCGACCTGAACGAACAGGGGATGACGGTCGTCCTCGTCGAACACGACATCGGCGTCGTCACGACCCGCGCGTCCCGAATCGCCTGTCTCAACAAGCGGCTGTACTTCCACGGCGACCCCGACGACTTCGCCGACAGCGACGCCCTCGCCGCGGCCTACGGCGCGAACCAGCGCGTGCTCGACCACGACCACGGTCACGGCCACGCCCACGCCGAACCGGAGGACGAGTCGTGA
- a CDS encoding metal ABC transporter substrate-binding protein, whose translation MRTKTRRRFLATVAGSAAVGLAGCLGGDDSSDSAGSTDSPAAPETTATASFFVFGDVARHVAGDAASVETLVPIGQHGHGWEPGPDVQGRVLESDLFVHGMPGFQPWADDIRTSLEADDSGVSEVDASADVELHEIGADGHVHDDEHAEESETHDHGELDPHFWLDPTRVATATETLRDAFQSVDAANADAYAANADAYRETLSELDAAFEDGLADRERDVLLVAGHDAYGYLADRYDLDIVALTGISPDEEPSPRDIERAQATIEEHGIRHVLVDPLESDRAAQQLVSETDAENVLPLTPLPGVMTEWEENDWGYVDIMREVNLPSLRTALGAQ comes from the coding sequence ATGCGAACGAAGACCCGACGCAGGTTCCTCGCGACAGTCGCCGGAAGCGCCGCCGTCGGCCTCGCGGGTTGTCTCGGCGGTGATGACTCGTCCGATTCGGCTGGTTCGACCGACTCACCCGCCGCCCCGGAGACGACGGCGACGGCTTCCTTTTTCGTCTTCGGGGACGTGGCGCGCCACGTCGCTGGCGACGCCGCGTCCGTCGAGACGCTCGTCCCCATCGGCCAGCACGGCCACGGCTGGGAGCCCGGCCCGGACGTGCAGGGTCGGGTGCTCGAATCCGACCTGTTCGTCCACGGAATGCCCGGTTTTCAGCCGTGGGCCGACGACATCCGCACCTCGCTCGAAGCCGACGACTCGGGTGTCTCCGAAGTCGACGCTTCCGCCGACGTGGAACTCCACGAAATCGGCGCGGACGGGCACGTCCACGACGACGAGCACGCCGAGGAGTCGGAGACGCACGACCACGGCGAACTCGACCCGCACTTCTGGCTGGACCCCACGCGGGTCGCCACCGCGACCGAGACGCTCCGCGACGCCTTCCAGTCGGTCGATGCCGCGAACGCCGACGCCTACGCCGCCAACGCCGACGCCTACCGCGAGACGCTCTCGGAACTCGACGCCGCATTCGAAGACGGCCTCGCGGACCGCGAGCGCGACGTGCTTCTCGTCGCCGGCCACGACGCCTACGGCTACTTGGCCGACCGCTACGACCTCGACATCGTCGCGCTCACCGGCATCTCGCCCGACGAGGAGCCGTCGCCGCGGGACATCGAGCGGGCGCAGGCGACCATCGAGGAACACGGTATCCGACACGTCCTCGTCGACCCGCTGGAGTCCGACCGCGCCGCGCAACAACTCGTCTCCGAGACGGACGCCGAAAACGTGCTCCCGCTCACGCCGCTTCCCGGCGTAATGACTGAGTGGGAGGAAAACGACTGGGGGTACGTGGACATCATGCGCGAGGTGAACCTCCCGTCGCTCCGGACGGCGCTCGGCGCGCAATGA
- a CDS encoding cold-shock protein, which translates to MAHGKVDFFNDTGGYGFISTDDGDLDDDEDVFFHMEDVGGDDLTEGTEVEFDIESSPKGPRAANVVRQ; encoded by the coding sequence ATGGCACACGGCAAAGTTGATTTCTTCAACGACACTGGCGGCTACGGTTTCATCTCTACTGACGACGGCGACCTCGACGACGACGAAGACGTGTTCTTCCACATGGAAGACGTCGGCGGCGACGACCTCACCGAAGGCACCGAAGTCGAGTTCGACATCGAGTCCTCGCCCAAGGGCCCCCGCGCGGCGAACGTCGTCCGGCAGTAA
- a CDS encoding TetR/AcrR family transcriptional regulator, with amino-acid sequence MPVDSVPPEQKAQIANAVRAALAEHGYARLTTKKVAAESDKSEAGLYYYYDSKDEMIVAFLETSEDYLARSLHDIDAEGPEARLRAVCDILLVDEGDAAAAGVNIAVMELLSHAPHNETLREPLLRMERHTLGVIADIVRDGVEQGVFREVDPEGTAAFVLSATDGYTGFALALGMEGVGDDLRASLSAYIDSLLVVA; translated from the coding sequence ATGCCCGTCGACTCCGTGCCGCCCGAGCAGAAAGCACAGATTGCGAACGCGGTCCGCGCGGCGCTCGCCGAGCACGGCTACGCTCGGCTGACGACAAAGAAGGTGGCCGCGGAGAGCGACAAGAGCGAGGCGGGACTGTACTACTACTACGACTCGAAAGACGAGATGATAGTCGCGTTCCTCGAAACCTCCGAGGACTACCTCGCGCGGAGCCTCCACGACATCGACGCCGAGGGCCCCGAAGCGCGACTGCGAGCGGTCTGCGACATCCTCCTCGTCGACGAGGGCGACGCGGCCGCCGCCGGCGTCAACATCGCCGTCATGGAACTCCTCTCGCACGCGCCGCACAACGAGACGCTCCGCGAACCCCTGCTCAGGATGGAGCGCCACACCCTCGGCGTCATCGCCGACATCGTCCGCGACGGCGTCGAACAGGGCGTCTTCCGCGAGGTCGACCCCGAAGGAACGGCCGCGTTCGTCCTCTCGGCGACCGACGGTTACACCGGCTTTGCCCTCGCGCTCGGGATGGAGGGCGTCGGGGACGACCTCCGGGCGTCGCTGTCGGCGTACATCGACTCGCTGTTGGTCGTCGCGTGA
- a CDS encoding DMT family transporter, which produces MNGRVAAGLFVLLGLLWGSSFVAIEVGLAYFPPLQFAALRFFLAGLIVLGYAAVSTDYWRPHSRTDWTLVGVSGGLLIGAHHAFLYLGQEHVPGAVAAIVISLGPVLTALFATGILGDRISPLGVLGFGFGFLGVGLVARPDPSALLSSDVVGVATVLVASACFALGAVLTRPFSSDIPARTLQAWAMLFGAALLSVAGVATGESLATIEWSGVAVGSLLYLAVVSGAGAFLIYFELLGCFGPTQINLIGYLEPVSATLLSWAFLGQLIDAVTALGFVSIFAGFALIKRRALGELVAGARDGSAE; this is translated from the coding sequence GTGAACGGCCGGGTCGCCGCCGGGCTGTTCGTGCTTCTGGGACTGCTCTGGGGGAGTTCGTTCGTCGCAATCGAAGTCGGCCTCGCGTACTTCCCGCCGCTCCAGTTCGCGGCGCTTCGGTTCTTCCTCGCGGGGCTCATCGTCCTCGGCTACGCCGCCGTCTCGACCGACTACTGGCGGCCGCACAGCCGGACCGACTGGACGCTCGTCGGCGTCTCCGGCGGCCTCCTCATCGGCGCGCACCACGCGTTTCTCTACCTCGGACAGGAGCACGTCCCCGGGGCGGTGGCGGCCATCGTCATCAGCCTCGGGCCGGTCCTGACCGCGCTGTTCGCGACGGGTATCCTCGGTGACCGCATCTCCCCGCTCGGCGTCCTCGGCTTCGGCTTCGGCTTTCTGGGTGTCGGCCTCGTCGCCCGACCGGACCCGAGCGCGCTCCTCTCCAGCGACGTGGTCGGCGTCGCCACCGTCCTCGTCGCCTCGGCGTGTTTCGCCCTCGGTGCCGTCCTGACGCGCCCCTTCTCCTCGGACATCCCCGCGCGGACCCTTCAGGCGTGGGCGATGCTGTTCGGGGCCGCGCTCCTGTCCGTCGCGGGCGTCGCCACCGGCGAGTCGCTCGCGACCATCGAGTGGTCCGGCGTCGCCGTCGGCTCCCTGCTCTACCTTGCCGTCGTCAGCGGCGCGGGCGCGTTCCTCATCTACTTCGAACTGCTCGGCTGCTTCGGTCCGACGCAGATAAACCTCATCGGCTACCTCGAACCCGTCTCCGCGACGCTCCTCAGTTGGGCCTTCCTCGGCCAGCTCATCGACGCCGTAACCGCGCTCGGCTTCGTCTCCATCTTCGCCGGCTTCGCGCTCATCAAGCGCCGGGCGCTCGGGGAGTTGGTCGCGGGTGCACGCGACGGGTCGGCGGAGTGA
- a CDS encoding FAD-dependent oxidoreductase, translated as MPAEPFVVVGGDAAGLSAASKFARADTDREVVVFEKGRWVSYAHCGTPYFVKGEVDTLTDMLSLSPEAAADRGIDLRREHEVVAVDTDERVVTVEGPDGTFEQPYGDLLVATGARALREPIDGIDLDGAFTLHGLDDAAAIRSFLTDPDEASVADLGGGGSVDEARAARFGAMDPPDSVAIVGGGFVGVEMAEAFTAHDLDVHLFQRSGHVLGTFGDAVGERVEEHLEAHGVTLHLGASVERLRGDDADRIEAVVCEDGDLAVDAAMVGIGLRPNVDLVADAVDLGETGAIAVDDHGRTSAESVYAAGDCAEIDHVVTGEPTWNTLGLPANRAGRAIGQTVAGDPEPIGTVANTSVVKAFDLECGRAGVTDFDEARDAGFDPVSETITAGSRSGYYPGSAETTVTLVADRDTGRLLGGTIVGADRAAVRIDTVATALAAELTVAEVERLDLGYAPPFSPVWDPILTAAKVLRGSL; from the coding sequence ATGCCTGCCGAACCATTCGTCGTCGTCGGCGGCGACGCCGCCGGACTCTCCGCCGCGAGCAAGTTCGCCCGCGCCGACACCGACCGCGAGGTCGTCGTCTTCGAGAAGGGCCGCTGGGTCTCCTACGCCCACTGCGGCACGCCCTACTTCGTCAAAGGCGAGGTCGACACGCTCACCGACATGCTCTCGCTGTCGCCCGAGGCGGCCGCCGACCGCGGCATCGACCTCCGGCGCGAACACGAGGTCGTCGCCGTCGACACCGACGAGCGAGTCGTCACGGTCGAGGGACCGGACGGGACGTTCGAACAGCCCTACGGCGACCTGCTCGTCGCCACCGGCGCGCGGGCGCTCCGCGAACCGATAGACGGCATCGACCTCGACGGCGCGTTCACGCTCCACGGACTGGACGACGCGGCGGCCATTCGGTCGTTCCTCACCGACCCGGACGAGGCCTCGGTGGCCGACCTCGGCGGCGGCGGCTCCGTCGACGAGGCGCGCGCGGCCCGCTTCGGCGCGATGGACCCGCCCGACTCGGTCGCCATCGTCGGCGGCGGCTTCGTCGGCGTCGAGATGGCGGAGGCGTTCACCGCCCACGACCTCGACGTACATCTGTTCCAGCGCTCCGGCCACGTCCTCGGCACGTTCGGTGACGCCGTGGGCGAGCGGGTCGAGGAACATCTCGAAGCCCACGGCGTCACGCTCCACCTCGGCGCGTCGGTCGAGCGACTCCGCGGCGACGACGCGGACCGAATCGAGGCCGTCGTCTGCGAGGACGGCGACCTCGCGGTCGACGCGGCGATGGTCGGCATCGGCCTCCGCCCCAACGTGGACCTCGTCGCGGACGCGGTCGACCTCGGTGAGACGGGCGCTATCGCGGTCGACGACCACGGGCGGACGAGCGCCGAAAGCGTCTACGCCGCGGGCGACTGCGCCGAAATCGACCACGTCGTCACCGGCGAGCCGACGTGGAACACGCTCGGCCTGCCCGCGAACCGCGCCGGGCGCGCCATCGGTCAGACCGTCGCCGGCGACCCCGAACCCATCGGGACCGTCGCGAACACCTCGGTCGTGAAGGCGTTCGACCTCGAATGCGGCCGCGCCGGCGTGACCGACTTCGACGAGGCGCGCGATGCGGGCTTCGACCCCGTCTCGGAGACCATCACCGCCGGCTCGCGGTCAGGCTACTACCCCGGCTCCGCCGAGACGACCGTCACGCTCGTCGCCGACCGCGACACCGGCAGACTGCTCGGCGGGACCATCGTCGGGGCCGACCGCGCCGCCGTCAGAATCGACACCGTGGCGACCGCGCTCGCCGCCGAGTTGACCGTCGCCGAGGTGGAGCGTCTCGACCTCGGCTACGCGCCGCCGTTCAGCCCCGTCTGGGACCCGATTCTGACCGCGGCGAAGGTCCTCCGCGGCTCGCTGTGA
- a CDS encoding high-potential iron-sulfur protein encodes MGDDERTPRRDASERATRPMRSRDARDAGDSDRTRRRFIWLAGTAAMAGLAGCSGGGGAEPSETTATTTQSSGSTGGVPEAYATATSLDGTQRNPDSLSSQEAVSYQDEPSEGRQCSTCRYYIEDKNGDGVGACAIVAGEVDPEGYCVSYVEYEG; translated from the coding sequence ATGGGAGACGACGAGCGGACGCCACGCAGAGACGCGAGCGAGCGAGCGACCCGACCGATGCGGAGCCGAGACGCCCGCGACGCCGGCGATTCCGACCGCACCCGACGACGGTTCATCTGGCTCGCCGGGACCGCCGCGATGGCGGGATTGGCCGGCTGTTCCGGCGGCGGCGGGGCCGAGCCGTCCGAGACGACCGCGACGACGACGCAGTCGTCGGGTTCGACCGGGGGCGTCCCCGAGGCGTACGCGACGGCCACGTCCCTCGACGGCACCCAGCGCAACCCCGACAGCCTCTCGTCGCAGGAGGCCGTCTCGTATCAGGACGAACCGAGCGAGGGCCGGCAGTGTTCGACCTGTCGGTACTACATCGAGGACAAAAACGGGGACGGCGTGGGCGCGTGCGCCATCGTCGCGGGCGAAGTCGATCCCGAGGGGTACTGCGTCTCCTACGTCGAATACGAGGGGTAG
- a CDS encoding heavy metal translocating P-type ATPase, which translates to MSEHDGRKPAPDDEADASTNPPDDDGCGCDDACGVEGASESGAAGETGGDDSAGGPADSTRAEFSVPDMDCASCANKVESSVRKLDGVGDIDPRATTGRLVVEYDADRTTPDDIRGNIEGAGYAVEDGPSTREVSFTVPDMDCASCAGKVENALNGAPGVLSYETRPTTGTAVVTLAADADLDSVVSAIEAAGYEVTGTDAADAVDGDDGHGHSHSHGGTTGADRGSVWRSTRAVKTWISGGFLAAGIAAEYLLGLELVVASVLGVSFTAAELLYVLGAAVGGQAILRNGYYSAKNRSLDIDFLMSTAILSAVAASLISGPTSLYFEAATLAFLFSVSELLERYSMDRTRDSLRELMDLSPDEATVLRDGVETVVPVEELVVGDVVAVKPGEKIPVDGTVVEGDSAVNQAPITGESVPVDKAEGDEVFAGTVNEAGYLEVRVDSAAGDDTLSRIVSMVEDAQANKTEREQFVERFSSYYTPLMVVVAVAVAAIPPIAFGLDWVTWFVYGITMLVLACPCAFVISTPVSVVSGITSAAKNGVLIKGGTHLEAMGSVEAVAVDKTGTLTKGELTVTDVVPLNGNSEEDVLRCARGLEARSEHPIGEAIVSHAEGTGVAAREVDDFESVTGKGVRADLDGVPHFAGKPGFFEELGFDLEHVHVTGPGEALSAEVRQLCDRHGCLNLVEDTIPRLQSEGKTVVVVGTEDDLEGVVAVADEVRPDARETVAKLREAGLSVVMLTGDNEGTARAIAEQVGVDDFRAGLLPEDKAAAVEGLLDEYGSVAMVGDGINDAPALATATVGVAMGAAGTDTALETADIALMADDLSKLPYLYELSHRANGVIRQNIWASLAIKAVLAVGVPFGYVSVALAVLAGDAGMTMGVTGNAMRLARIRPDE; encoded by the coding sequence ATGAGCGAACACGACGGACGCAAGCCCGCCCCCGACGACGAGGCGGACGCGTCCACTAACCCGCCAGATGACGACGGGTGCGGGTGCGACGACGCCTGCGGGGTCGAGGGTGCGTCGGAGTCGGGGGCGGCCGGCGAGACCGGGGGCGACGACTCCGCCGGTGGGCCCGCTGATTCGACCCGCGCGGAGTTCTCCGTGCCGGATATGGACTGCGCCTCCTGTGCGAACAAGGTCGAGTCCAGCGTCCGGAAACTCGACGGCGTCGGCGACATCGACCCGCGGGCGACGACCGGCCGACTCGTCGTCGAGTACGACGCCGACCGGACCACGCCCGACGACATCCGGGGCAACATCGAGGGCGCGGGCTACGCCGTCGAAGACGGCCCCTCGACCCGCGAGGTCTCGTTCACCGTTCCGGACATGGACTGCGCCTCCTGCGCCGGAAAGGTCGAAAACGCGCTCAACGGTGCGCCGGGCGTGCTGTCGTACGAGACGCGCCCGACGACCGGAACCGCTGTCGTCACGCTCGCGGCCGACGCGGACCTCGATTCGGTCGTCTCGGCCATCGAAGCCGCCGGCTACGAGGTCACCGGAACCGACGCCGCTGACGCCGTCGACGGCGACGACGGCCACGGCCACTCTCACTCCCACGGCGGGACCACCGGCGCGGACCGCGGGAGCGTCTGGCGCAGTACGCGCGCGGTGAAAACGTGGATAAGCGGCGGCTTCCTCGCGGCGGGCATCGCCGCGGAGTACCTACTCGGGCTGGAACTCGTCGTCGCCAGCGTCCTCGGCGTCTCGTTCACGGCCGCCGAACTGCTGTACGTCCTCGGGGCCGCGGTCGGCGGGCAGGCCATCCTCCGCAACGGCTACTACTCCGCGAAGAACCGCAGTCTCGACATCGACTTCCTGATGTCGACGGCGATTCTCAGCGCCGTGGCCGCCAGCCTCATCTCCGGGCCGACGAGCCTCTACTTCGAGGCGGCGACGCTCGCGTTCCTCTTTAGCGTCTCCGAACTGCTCGAACGCTACTCGATGGACCGCACGCGCGACTCCCTCCGAGAGCTGATGGACCTCTCGCCCGACGAGGCGACGGTCCTCCGAGACGGCGTCGAGACGGTCGTCCCCGTCGAGGAACTCGTCGTCGGCGACGTGGTCGCCGTCAAACCCGGCGAGAAGATTCCCGTCGACGGGACGGTAGTCGAAGGCGACAGCGCGGTCAATCAGGCCCCCATCACCGGCGAGTCCGTCCCGGTCGACAAGGCCGAGGGCGACGAGGTGTTCGCGGGCACCGTCAACGAGGCGGGCTACCTCGAAGTCCGCGTCGACTCCGCCGCGGGCGACGACACCCTCTCGCGCATCGTCTCGATGGTCGAAGACGCGCAGGCCAACAAGACCGAACGCGAGCAGTTCGTCGAGCGCTTCTCGTCGTACTACACGCCCCTCATGGTCGTCGTCGCGGTCGCGGTCGCGGCGATTCCGCCCATCGCGTTCGGCCTCGACTGGGTGACGTGGTTCGTCTACGGCATCACGATGCTCGTGCTCGCCTGCCCCTGCGCGTTCGTCATCTCGACGCCCGTCTCTGTCGTCTCGGGCATCACGTCGGCCGCGAAAAACGGCGTGCTCATCAAGGGCGGCACGCACCTCGAAGCGATGGGCTCGGTCGAGGCCGTCGCCGTGGACAAGACGGGCACGCTCACGAAGGGCGAACTCACCGTCACCGACGTGGTCCCGCTCAACGGGAACTCCGAAGAGGACGTGCTTCGGTGCGCCCGCGGCCTCGAAGCCCGGAGCGAACACCCCATCGGCGAGGCCATCGTCTCCCACGCCGAGGGCACGGGCGTCGCCGCCCGCGAGGTCGACGACTTCGAGAGCGTCACCGGCAAGGGCGTCCGCGCCGACCTCGACGGCGTCCCGCACTTCGCCGGCAAACCCGGCTTCTTCGAGGAACTCGGCTTCGACCTCGAACACGTCCACGTCACCGGCCCCGGCGAGGCGCTCTCCGCGGAGGTCCGACAGCTCTGTGACCGCCACGGCTGTCTCAACCTCGTCGAGGACACGATTCCGCGCCTCCAGTCCGAGGGCAAGACGGTCGTCGTCGTCGGGACCGAAGACGACCTCGAAGGCGTCGTCGCCGTCGCTGACGAGGTCCGGCCCGACGCCCGCGAGACGGTCGCAAAGCTCCGCGAGGCCGGCCTCTCGGTCGTCATGCTCACCGGCGACAACGAGGGGACCGCCCGCGCCATCGCCGAGCAGGTCGGCGTCGACGACTTCCGCGCGGGCCTCCTCCCGGAGGACAAGGCCGCCGCCGTCGAGGGACTGCTCGACGAGTATGGCTCGGTCGCCATGGTCGGTGACGGCATCAACGACGCCCCGGCGCTCGCCACTGCCACGGTCGGCGTCGCCATGGGCGCGGCCGGAACCGACACCGCCCTCGAAACGGCCGATATCGCCCTCATGGCTGACGACCTCTCGAAGCTCCCGTACCTCTACGAACTGTCCCACCGGGCCAACGGCGTCATCCGGCAGAACATCTGGGCGTCGCTCGCCATCAAGGCCGTCCTCGCGGTCGGCGTCCCCTTCGGCTACGTCTCGGTCGCGCTCGCGGTCCTCGCGGGCGACGCCGGGATGACCATGGGCGTGACGGGCAACGCGATGCGACTCGCCCGGATTCGGCCCGACGAGTGA